The Porites lutea chromosome 4, jaPorLute2.1, whole genome shotgun sequence genome contains a region encoding:
- the LOC140934887 gene encoding glycoprotein 3-alpha-L-fucosyltransferase A-like, with the protein MDSDNFINVGSKNGPVANYSKPRKILIYTEFFYSGLPWPGLTTSEDFTQFKGQKCSVTNCELTYDKNDSMSSDVVIFHACNMPSSKEMFRLHRQRPQHQVWVYFHLENPIVTSYIAPHKHRSDLDNVFNWTMTFMRESDIFHPYGFYLPLTKGERSSVPSQNHAIGKTKLAVWLGSGCGQVLDERKVRMMYIHNLRKLIPVDIYGNCAKYFHQTVRDCPKTADDHPTPECASLLKEHKFILAFENMNCKDYITEKYWCNPLELGLVPVVMGGADYKALAIPGSYINVFDFWSLKELADYLMFLDKNDREYNKYFEWKKLYKVGGCLRGYNMASHYPWMCEVCAAANNGSLLSKPKFYKKIQNFYDPEKRCGIQYSRLKEIISEAFDNSQKLSKIKSNSI; encoded by the coding sequence ATGGATTCCGATAACTTTATTAACGTTGGTTCCAAGAATGGCCCGGTAGCAAACTACTCCAAGCCTCGAAAGATTTTAATTTACACAGAGTTCTTTTACAGCGGTTTACCTTGGCCGGGATTGACAACTTCAGAAGATTTCACTCAGTTCAAAGGCCAGAAATGTTCAGTAACCAACTGTGAACTAACATACGACAAGAATGACTCCATGAGTAGCGATGTAGTAATTTTTCACGCATGTAATATGCCCTCTTCAAAAGAGATGTTTCGATTGCATCGTCAAAGACCTCAACATCAAGTCTGGGTTTACTTCCACCTGGAAAACCCGATAGTTACATCATATATTGCACCTCATAAGCACCGCAGTGACTTGGACAATGTGTTTAACTGGACAATGACGTTTATGCGAGAGTCAGATATTTTCCATCCTTATGGATTTTATTTGCCGCTAACGAAGGGTGAACGTAGTTCAGTACCAAGTCAAAATCACGCCATTGGGAAGACGAAGCTTGCTGTATGGTTGGGAAGTGGTTGTGGCCAAGTTCTGGATGAAAGAAAAGTCCGAATGATGTACATACATAACCTAAGAAAGCTCATTCCCGTTGATATTTATGGAAATTGTGCGAAGTATTTCCATCAAACAGTCCGAGACTGCCCGAAAACGGCGGACGATCATCCGACCCCAGAATGTGCTTCTCTCTTAAAAGAACACAAGTTTATCTTGGCTTTCGAGAACATGAATTGCAAAGATTACATCACTGAGAAATATTGGTGTAATCCCTTGGAACTGGGATTGGTCCCTGTAGTGATGGGGGGTGCAGATTATAAAGCCCTTGCTATaccaggttcttatataaacgTGTTTGATTTCTGGTCTCTGAAAGAATTAGCAGATTATTTGATGTTTCTCGACAAAAATGACAGagaatataataaatatttcgAGTGGAAGAAGCTTTATAAAGTTGGCGGCTGTTTGCGAGGCTACAACATGGCGAGCCACTACCCCTGGATGTGTGAAGTTTGCGCTGCCGCGAACAATGGATCGCTTTTAAGTAAACCTAAGTTCTATAAAAAgattcaaaatttttatgacCCAGAAAAAAGATGCGGAATACAATATTCACGACTAAAGGAAATCATATCAGAAGCATTTGATAACTCTCAAAAACTAAGCAAGATCAAATCTAACAGCATTTGA